DNA sequence from the Sylvia atricapilla isolate bSylAtr1 chromosome 15, bSylAtr1.pri, whole genome shotgun sequence genome:
TGGCTCTGGTCTCTACTATAAAGTCTTCCAtgagtttgttttgttgaaaAGCTAGGGTACTAGGAAAGAATGAAGTCATTAATTCATTACCTTTTATGTCCTAGTTGAGGGAAGGAAAGTGAAGCTATCAGCTTTGTAAACAGTAACTTTGACACTAAAAACAAGGCTCACATGACCCTTTAAAATAGGGCTGTGAATTTCGAAGGAGAAGTAGCAAAAGACATTACCTGTATATTTTTGTCCTGCACAAACTAAGGGAAGTCTTGGAGCTCTTCcagtttcctgctgctgccttttgcaattccagctgcagtcCTAACAGGCTGCCTTTCTCTTATGGTTTTAAAGCCACTAAGAGCAGCAGAAGCTTAAAATTGTTTCCATTGTGCTTTGTTAGTCTTAAATACAGCTCTACCtgctttttatgaaaaaaaaagcaacagatgTTTTATGTGCATTTACCAGCTCAATGAACAAACAATTAATTACCATGTACCCAGCCCTTGCAAACAGACCAGCATTATGGACAGAGTAATTCATTAGCATTGCAATTACCTTCACAATTAGCATACCAATCCTGGAATTGTTAGTATATCAGGATgtttgtaaattaaatttaaaaagggcCAGACTCTCAAATGTACTGTTTTTGTAGGATTCCTTGTGGAAAACTAAAGGTTAGCTGAACTGCTACCTAGTCATGGATTTGAGATTTCGCTTGTGATACAGCATTTTTATCAGCATTATTAAATTGCCCTGTACTAAACTCTGTGAATTCCATAGAGCTTTCAATGTGGTCTTGCTCTCCTAGTGAAAACTGGTGGTTTAGACATGACTGAAACTCTTAGTAAGCTGACCATGTGCTATCTCAAGCACGTCACAAGCCAAAacatggttctgtgattctgtgactgagCAGCACAAAACACTGGAGTGCAAGAGGATCACGTGCCCTTGTGGACAATACCAGCTGTGAATATAATGCTGAGTGCAGCAAAACTGCACAagttcattatttatttttaccccTGCAGGAGTTTGAAGATGCATCAAGACTGCTAGTGAGGACAGAAGACTCTCCTGAAGAGCAGAGCCTGCACTATTGGCCATGTCTATCACAGATCACAGCCCCACCACCGGAGTGGTGACTGTCATCGTTACCCTGATCGCTATCGCAGCTCTGGGAGCCCTGATCCTGGGCTGCTGGTGCTACCTGAGGCTGCAGAAGCTCAGCCAGTCTGAGGATGAGGAAAGCATTGTGGGTGAGGGAGAGACCAAAGAGCCCTTTCTGCTGGTGCAGTACTCTGCTAAGGGACCCTGTGTggagaggaaagcaaagctgACTCCAAATGGCCCAGAAGCACACAGCTAACTCAGAGCAACACGTGCAGGTGGACTACACTCATGACATGTAACCAGCAGGAGCATCTCCATACTGTGAAGAGCCTGGTCCTGTGCACTCATCAGAAAACACCCTGATGAGAATTAAATAAGCTTTGGTTGCAACTGCATGCACTGAGAAGTTGCACTTTGCATCGACTGTGTATCCTAATTCCTCTGTGGCAGGAGCTGACTCGCCTGGTGTAATGCCCATTGCTGGCAATGGGCACAGGGATATACTGGTGTGAAGAACTACTACTGTTCTTTGTTACTTGAATGTTTAGCTGAGCCTATTTTGATGGAGCACTGCTGTAATGTGAACTACTTTAAGACTGTGAACTGTAAATAGGCTGCCAGAAACTTCTTGCTTTGTGTTCTGTAGCATATGGGAATATGATGCAACTGTATATAATACAGGGATTCCTGAACCACTACCATGGATGGGACTCCAGACCTTCAAAACCAAATCTGCAGTTGGAGCTTGCTTCTGCTACTAGATTGAGTGTGCAGCCATTAAGTCAAAACTCCTCCTCTGAACAGTTTACTGGACTGATGCAGagtatttcatttgaaaagggATAAGCCTTCAGTACTATGCTGAAGGAGGGAACACAGGAGCTACAAGAAAGGAAGAGTTCCTTTAGCTGCAGCTATGTTGGTTAAGCTTTTGGCTGCTAGAGCTGAGTTCTCTGTGTAGCTACTGCAAGGAAACTGCCATTTTGACGGGTTCCAGCCTGGGAACTTATGATGGATACTGAACCCTCAGGGAAAGTCCAGAAGGTTTCCAGGTGTTTGAAATGGCAGTAGAGCAGGCTTCTCTCTTCCACAGGTCTCTGTGCTGAAACTGCAGAAGTGGTTACTTAGCAAAGCTGGCTTAAGTGCAACTAGTCTGAATTCTTCCCAGAATCCTGGTTTGTGTACTTAGGGTGTATGTTAACAGCCTGTaacaaaaaggcattttagtCTACAGCCAGCCAATCCTAGAGTTCAGTTAATGTACCTTGTGTGTAACTTTTGATTGAATTGTACTACAGCAGGAGAAGTTTCAGTCTTTTCTACTGTTGATATGGGCAAGGGTTATTGCTGGTCAGTTTGTAGAAGTTTTAGCTAGCAATGGCCAAGTCCTTCCAGATAACATACacttcctgctctgtgctggagttCAGTTATAGCAACTGTGAAAAGGTGTTAAAAGTTCTGGACTGCAAGGGtttggagggaggagaaggaacaaCACTGAGCAGCCAGTGGCAGCTTACATATTTTGAAACTCTTCATGTAGGCACACACATGCTTAAAGGTCACTGGCCTGTTTTCTATTACTTTATACATGGCCTCCTTTGCATAGTGGTATTTTTAAACTCTTAATTGCCTAGCCTTAATTCAGCTCCAGAGGAAGCATTAGACTTGCTTCTTGCACCTGTACACATGGAATAACTTAAGGCCCAGCAAACTTGCTGAAGAATTTTAACTATATCCGAGACAAGAATGGCCTAGACAGAAAGTTGTCCCCTTCTTCTACACTAAGATGTTGAATTGCTTTGTTAGTGCTACATTTGCCCTTTGAAAATTGAAGGCTGTaatttgaagcaaaaaaaaaaaatgctgtcagTAGCAAAAAAGTAGCAAAAAGCTCCTGCTGTTGCCTCCTGAGTACTACATATGGGGTACAGCTGATCATGTTCTTACCCTGACTTTTGAAGATGCTTTTTAAGATACTGTTTTCAAAAGATTTGCATGGATAGTCAGACCTGTACACTCAACTGCTGTATTTGAGACctcttaaaagcaaagaaaaaagaattaattcagtAAGACTTCCTCTGGTTTTCAGTAGAGAACAGGTGACACATGGCTCTTGTGGTTTCCAGAACACCAGGATACAAAAGTGATACAAAGTGCTGACGTTCTAGAACAGAACACTTGTAGCAAGTTTGCTTTGTCCATTCAAGTTTACTGATTACACAGATGAAGTGTCTATTTTAATTCGGCAAAGAGAATGCAGTGTAAAGGGCAAACTTcagaaattaatggaaaagtATAAATCAAAGGTCTGATTTCCCTTCTAGCAGCTGTAAGAGAAAGCCAGTGGAAACAAACTGGTCCTCAGTCAGA
Encoded proteins:
- the SNN gene encoding stannin, which translates into the protein MSITDHSPTTGVVTVIVTLIAIAALGALILGCWCYLRLQKLSQSEDEESIVGEGETKEPFLLVQYSAKGPCVERKAKLTPNGPEAHS